The Corynebacterium auriscanis genome includes the window TGCTCCCTGCACCGACAGCAGCCGGTGCATCCAGTGCGGTAAAGGGATTGGCATCCATAGCTGATGTGGAATCGGTGGGGCGCCAGTTAGAAGGCTATATCGCCAACGGAATCCATGGGCAGGCTGGGCACGCTGTAACTCGCAACGTTAATGAGGCTATGCGGGCGGTCCATAGTGTGATCAAGGGTGGCAATCAGCTGGATGATATTGCTCGCGAGGCCGTGGTGGCCACGCAAGCGACCGGCACACGGATAATGACGATCGCTCGGGAGTGCTTTGCCCAGTTATCCGGGGCATTGCACGGGAGCATGCTACTGAATCCGCCCACGGCGATGGCCACGCTACTACCCATCGCGATGACACATTGGGGCCGCGCCGAAGCCGAGATAGAAGAACTGGGTGCCACTCTGCGCGCGCTGACGGCCAAAGTGAAATCCACTCACCTTCTCACACCCCGCGCAGAAGCGACAAACGGGGAAGTCGTCGCGCAAAAACCCGTGCTCGCGCACCCCACCGGTCCCCTAGACAAGCCCTCCCCCAGCCTGCACACCGCCGCCATGGATGGTGGTGCTCTGGCACCATCTACAGCTGCGGATCGGGCAGTTACGGCTGCCAAATCCGCTCTCGGCACGCCGTATCAGTGGGGCGGCAACGTCCCCGGTCAGGGATTGGACTGCAGCGGGTTAACGCAGTGGGCGTATAAGCAAGCGGGCATCGACCTGCCGCGCACGGCCGATGCGCAAGCAATCGGCCCTCAAATCCCGCAGCATCAGGTACGCCCCGGGGATCTAGCTGTCTGGGATGGGCATGTGGCAATGGTTGTGGACAACGGTCGGATGATCGAAGCTGGCGATCCTGTACAGATCAACCCCATCCGGCGCGACAACATCGGCATGGCCTTCAAAGGGTTCTATCGCCCCACGGCGGCGTAACCATGCTTGCGGATCCACTACCTCGCAACCAAACCCACCAACATACCAAACGCAACCAGCCCACCAACATACGCCAAACGCAACCACCCCACAAAACACACCAAACGCAACCAGCCCACAAAACACACCGAACCTAAACATTCAATAACCACCAGCACACAAAGGACCCAGCCATGAATGCAACAAACCACGCCGACCGACCATTAGTGGGCCCGAAGCACTCCACGGGACTTGCCCGGATCGTGACTGTTCCAGAGAAAAGAGAATATTTGCAGGCGCAGTTCCTAGGTGAAGAACCCGCGACCGTACCTCCCGTCCTAACGATGGAATTGCGATAAGAACAAGGTAAGATGCTGCATCATGGCAGTAGAAACCAGTACTCGAACCTTCGGGACCGGCGTGGTCCCAGTCAAGATGGTTCTCACCAGCGGCACGTGGTACACCCTGTGGGCACCTCATTGGATGGTCAAGGGGGAATCCTGGCAGGCGTTCCTGGGCAACGATGACAAGATTTACGTCTTCAGCAGCCCCGCAGAGATCTTGGCTTACCTCAATGACGGGGGCCAGAACGAACTCTCAGATCACCCGAAATGGTCGCAGTTCTCCGCGAATCTCGATGCCAGCGTGATTCCCACCGAAAAGACCACGATCGATCTGATCGAGCTCCCCCGAGTATTGGCACAACGCCCAGGCTACGAATCCACCACGACCGTCACCCGTGCATTCGATCTAGTACGCAGCTTCGGCAGCGTGATGGACATCAAGGACATCAACAACTGGTTCCACTCGTACTCCATTTTGGGTAACACCCGCCGCGGTGCGGACCACTACGCTTCCCAAAATGGCATGGAAGAGTGGTCGGGCGTAGGTCGCACGGTCCTGGATCGTTGGAAAACCATCCTAGATGCCATCGAAGGCGCCATCATTCACCCTGAGGTCAAGGAATCTAGCACGGAAGCAGCCCAGGAACGCATCGACTCTGCCAAGAAAGCCGCCGAGGACAAAGCTGAGGCCCTCGCGAACCAACAGCAAAAGGACAAAGAAGCCGCGGATATCGATCCATACGATTCCACCATCTGGGCTCAATCTGGGATCGACCCCATCCGTATTTCCCTCGGTGGCCAGTACGCTTACACGCTGCGGTGCTACGTCGGTGACAAGCCCCTCTTTCTAGGCAAGAATGGCGAGATTCACACCTTCCCGAATGCCAAAACACTGGTTCGCTGGATTATCGATGCCCCAGAACACGACCTGGAATCGCTCTCCACTTGGGGGGACATCGTCAGCATGGCGAACGCCGGCGAGTTAGATGTCAAGGTTCACGACACGAACCAGTACGTCTTCACCGGGATGCGCGAGGACATCGCTAAGTCCGTGGAATCGGTCGATACAGATCAGCTGGGTCGGGCATACGAACTGCTCGCGGACGCAGCTGACTGGGCGGGCGACGATGGCGTCAATAAGATCCTGCTGGCGTACCCCGAGCTACAGAACTACCTAGCCTACATGCTGGGCGCTCCTTCCTCTGCCACCCCTTCGGCTCCCTTCGACAAGGAAGCCAAGGGCTGGAAGGCGTTGGAGGAAGGCTTGATTAAGCGATTCACCCGTTTCTAATCCACAGTCCTCACCACACCAGCGCATTAACCCCAGCACGCTAACCTCACCACACCGGCGCAACAACCCCAGCACGCTAACCCCACCTCACCGGCGCAACAACCCCAGCACGCTAACCCCGGCGCAGCTCGTGATCTAAGCTTTCAAGCTCGCCACCGCCGGACATCTCTAGTGTGAGCTGTTCCAATGTCACTTCGTCATAGCTGGCATCCATCACCTGCCGCCCCATGTTCAGCATTACGAAGTGGTCCCCCACCAGGTACGCGTGATGCGGATTGTGGGTAATCAGGATAACGCCCAGCCCTTTTTGCTTCGCGGCCTTCACGAACCGGAGCACCATTCCCGATTGCTTGACGCCAAGCGCGGCAGTGGGCTCGTCCAAAATCAGCACCCGCGCACCGAAGTACACCGCTCGTGCAATCGCCACCACCTGTCGTTGACCACCCGACAATGTATTGATAGGGACCTCGACGTTGGGCAAGTCTACCCCCATCTTGGCTAGTTCTTCCCCAGCGATAGCGCGCATCATATCGGTTTTCAATGTCCCCAGCGCACCAGTGATTTCCTGGCCCAGGAAGAAATTGCGCCACACCGACATCTCCGGCACAACGGCGAGATCCTGATACACCGTTGCTATACCGCGATCCAGAGCCGCTTTGGGTCCGGCGAAGTGAACTTCTTCCCCATCGACGAGCAGCTCGCCGCTGGAGTGCGGGTGCCGACCAGCCAAGATCTTGATGAGTGTGGACTTGCCCGCACCGTTATCGCCTAGGACACAGGTTACTTCACCTGGGTGAATCCGCAGGTTAACCCCATCCAAAACGTGGATCGGCCCGTAGTCCTTGGTGACATCGCGCAATTCAATCAGTGCCACTCCGGATTCAACACCCACACCAACCGGTACTGCACTTCCACCCGCACCGGTACTCACACCGGATTCAACACCCACACCAACCGGTACTGCACTTCCACCCGCACCGGTACTCACACCGGCACCCGCCACGCCCCCGTTCGCATCGACATTCACCTGTGCCTTGTCCCCTCGAGAAAATTTCCGCAACATAGTCGAGATCACGCCTTTCCGCTAGTGAATCGAGAAACGGAATTATTGGTCAGCACAGCAAACAGCAACATCGCGCCCAGGAAGAACTTAAACCAGTCAGGGTTCCAGCCTGCGTACACAATGCCTTGGTTGGTCATGCCGAAAATCAAAGCGCCCACGGCCGTGCCCACGGCGGTACCCTTTCCGCCGGTGAGCGCGCACCCGCCGATGACGGCGGCGATAATGTACAGGAATTCGTTGCCCACACCCTGGCCCGCCTGGATCGAATCAAATGCGAATAAGTTATGCATGCCCACGAACCATGCGGCAAATGCCACGAACATGAACAGAATGACCTTCGCCCGTCGCACTGGTACACCAACGGCACGGGCCGCTTCGGCGTCACCCCCCACGGCGAAGATCCAGTTACCGAAACGGGTCTTAAACAGCAAGAAGCTAGCCAACGCCACGAAAAACAACCACCAGAACACGGTGACGTTAATACTCACTCCAAAGATATCCACGCTGGAAGCAAAAACCCGACGTGCGGATTCAAAACCTTCCATATCACTGATGGACGGGGTAGCAACCTGCCCGGTGACTAGCTTGGTGACAGCCAGGTTAATGCCCTGCAGCATGAGAAATGCTGCCAACGTGATCAGGAAGCTGGGGATTCCCGTTCGCATCACCAAATACCCGTTGCATGCACCAACAGCCAGGGCTATCAGCAGGGAGAGGAACACACCGACCCAGGAATTCAGCCAGAAGTTGTAGTTCAGCATCGTCGCAGCCAGCGCAGAGGTGGTCACCGCCACGCCGGAGGACAAATCGAATTCATCGCCGATCATCAGCACACCGACGGCTAGCGCAATGATCCCCATGGTGGAGCTGGCGTACAACACGGTTGCAAACGCGTCGGCGCTACGGAAGCTCGGTGCCACAATCATGAACAGTGCGAAAATAACGAGTGCGCCGAGGACGGAGGCGAACTCCGGACGTTTAAGCCAACTGGCCATTAACGAAGTCCTTTCTTGGCTGCATCCTCGATGGTTTCCACATTGGAGTTATCCACAAAACTTGGACCGGAGAGTACCGCCTTGCCACCGCCGACGGTGGAGCCGTTGCGCTGGGCTAACCACAGCGCGTCGATCGCCATGTAACCCTGCAGGTAGGGCTGTTGATCCACAGCCCACTGAATATCACCCTTCTTGATGGCGGCAACCAACTCGGCATTGGTATCAAAAGTGGCGATCTTGACGTTGCTACCTGCGGTCTTGGCGGATTTCACGCTGGTCAGGGCCACGGGCGCAACTAGGCCCATGATCCAATCGATGCTCTTATCTTGCGCCAACTTTGCCTGCACGGTGGACTGCACGTTCGTGAGATCCATCCCGTTGACGTAAAGGTTTTCAACATCGCCCTTGCCCGCGAGCCCCTTCTTAATTCCACCACACCGTGATTCCTGGCTGGGGTTACCTTGCTCGTGAATCACGCACAGCACCTTCTTGGCCCCGTCGTTAGCTAGCCTCTGTCCGGCTTGCTCCCCGGCCACCTTTTCGTCTTGCCCAAAGAACGCCGAGATACCATAGCGCCCATAGTTATCCATTCCGGAGTTCAGCGCCACCGTGGGAATCCCAGCATCCGCTGCGCGCTTCGCAGCAGGTCCCAAGGCTTCGGGGGTTGGCATCGTTAAAGCCAAACCGTCGACCTTGGAATCAATCGCGTTGCGCACTAGGTTGGCTTGATCCGGAGCTTGCGGCGAGGAGCTGTAGCGCAGCTCCAAGTTGTTCTTCTTCGCCGCGTCTTCCGCTCCTGCCCGCACGAGGTCCCAGAAAGTATCCCCGGGCGCGCCATGACTCACCATCGCTACGGTGTAACGCGGGGTATCCACGCCCCCGCCACCGCCGGACTCGCCGGTATCACGCGGCCGCCCTCCGGTTGCCGAGCAAGCACTGAGGATTATCGACGCCACAAGCAGCGCGGCCACGATCACCACTAGGCGCACACGGCCAATGGCGAAATCTGGTGAATGAGTCTCCGATGCCGTTATTGGGGACGAAGACAAGCGCCGAAGCTGGCTGCGCTGGGACTGAGGATTTACCGATTGTGGTCGCACAAATTCTGATTATGCGCAGGTCGGAAGGGATGAGTCAATTTATTCAATGACGTTCTTAAACGTTTCAGTGGCCCCCACCTGCACAGACCGAACCGCCTTCGTTTGACCTGAAGCCTTCAGAGAGGGGGTGGCTTCACCTGCGCAGACCGAACCGCCTTCGTTTGACTTGAAACCCTCAGAGAGGGGGTGGATTCACCTGCGCAGATTGAACCGCTAGTTCGCGCCGTCTTGGTCCTCAGCGTCATCATCCAAGCTAAGGCCCAGCTCTTCTAACTCCGCCTTGAGGTTTTCCATCGACAACTCCAGCCGGGGATCCTCCGCCACCTCGTGGCTGTGCAAGCCCCGTAGCCCAGAAGACAAGTGGTCGTGCTCGTGGGCGTCGGTATCCAAAGAACCGTCAGCACCCAGTACGCCTCCAACTCCGGCGTACGCTGGGTAGATGACATGCCGGGCTAAGTCCTCACGCAGGCCCTGCGGGCAGTAGGCAACGTCCAGTGCGTTGGTGGTCAGCTCCAACATCTGCCACAACTCCAGATCGAATTCCTCGATGAGGCGCGCAAACTCCTGGGTCATGGTGGTACCGGAAACCAAGCGGTTATCCGTATTCACCGTGCAGTGGAAGCCCATGTCGTACAACAGGTTGAAGGGGTGATCGGCGATCGATTCGCACACACCGGTTTGGGTGTTCGAAGTGGGGCAAATCTCCAAGGTGATGCGCTGATCCAGCATTGCCGTTGCCACGGGCCCCAATTCGATACCTGCCATAGTGGCATTGAAGTCCTCGTAAACGCGCACGCCGTGACCGATTCGTCGAGCCCCCTGCGCCAGAGCCGAGCGGAGGGAATCCACACCATCGGCTTCTCCGGCGTGAATGGTGAACGGCACCAGGTTTTCACGCAATAGAGCAAATGCCTCGGCATGCTTGGATGGCGGGAAGCCCAGTTCTGCACCCGCAATGTCAAAGCCCACCACGTAGCCTTGGCCTGGGGTGTGCTTGCCGTAGTTATCAACGGTCAACCGGGCGATTTCCGTGGCACGATCTGCATGTCGCATGGCGCAAAGGATGAGGCGCACATGGATGGTTTTGTTGTCGCGCTCAGCTACCAGTCGCTCACCTTCCTGCACGCCCTGAACGGTGGCCTCCACAACGTCTTGCAGGCTCAATCCCGCGTTCAGGTGCTGCTCTGGGGCATACCGCAGTTCGGCGTAACACACGTTGTCCGCGGCGAGGTCTTCGACCGCCTCGCGGGTGACACGAATCAACGCCTCGCGCGTCTGCATAACCGCAGTAGTGTGGTCGAAAGTGGTGAGGTAAGTGGGCAGATCACCCGAATTGGCTGCATCGTAAAACCACTTTTCCAATTCTTCCGGGTTAGTGGTGGGCAGCTTGTCGTAACCGCTTTCTTCAGCCAGCTCAATGATCGTTGCTGGGCGCAACCCGCCGTCAAGGTGATCGTGAAGTTCAACCTTAGGCAAGCTGGCGATGGTGGACAGAAGTTCGCTTTCAACGTGGCTCATGAACCACTAGTTTAGCGAGGCTACTTGTCCAACCTTCAGCGAGCGTCGAAACGCGCGACTTTAGTGGGCGTCGTAACGCACATTGATGATCGCCGCCGGTGGTGCCTCAGGCGTGACCTGGGAGAGCGCACGGTCGGTGGTTGCAGCCCATGCAGAGCAATACAACACAATGCGCCACACGAAGTACATTAAGACCATCACACCGATGATTGGACCGAAAGCCGCTCCAGCGGGGTTGCTCAGCGCGTTGGAGAAAAACACCGTCGCAAACTGTTTGAAGACCTCGAAGGCCACGGCGCCGATGATCGCAGCGCGGAAAACAGAAGGACGATCAGTATTTGTTCGTGGCAGGTACGCGATGAGCCACACAAACACGATGTAGTTGGCAATCAGGGCGACCACTAGTGCAACTAGGAAGGTGAGAATGCGGATGCCCGGGATATCTGACAAGTGCAGCATCTCCAGAAGGCGCATGGTCAACCCGGAGTTACCAATGGCGGTTACCGCGAAGGCAATTATTAGTGCAATGAGTAGGACGATGAGCCCAATGAAGTCCTTGACCTTACCCATGATGAAGTTTTTCGGGGTACCAGAAACCTTCCACATTTCGGAGGCCCCCATGCGCAGATGCGCCATCCAACCCAACCCAGTCCACAGGGCGAGGAGCAAACCGATGGAGAATACCGAGGCTCGCTGTTCAACCGCCTGGTGGATGATTGTCGTCAGGGTTTCACTCATCTTGTCGCCACCGGATTGGGCAACTTTATCGATAACCTTATTCAGCAGTTCTTGGTTTCCCGCCAACACCATCGCGGTGATAGAAAATGTCAGCATCAGAAGGGGGAACAGGGAGAGAACCGAAAAGTAAGTAATGCCGGCGGCAAACTGGTTGCCACCTCTTTCGGAATAGCGCTCCTGCATGCGCATGATGTGATCGAACCAGGGCCACTTCTCACGGTACTTATCGATCGCGCCCGGATTATCTTCCCGCGCACGCTCAACGCCGTAGTCGTCGAGCTTGTCCTTATTGGGGTCGGTTGTTTTTGTAGCCACCGAAGCGTTCCAGCCTTTCCGTGGTGATATGAAACGTCATAGTGGAGCCTACTATGTGAGCCCGCGTCTCACTGGGGGCTCGCCACGTTATCGCCCTGCGCCTTCAGAAAAACCACCCCGGGGCGTGGGTAGGTCATTCCCCTTATCCGTATCCGGTTCATCTTGAGTTGAAACCACCCCGGGGCGCGCGTAGGTCATGGTGGAGTCACGCGCCCAGCGCATTGCTTACCTGCCCGCAGCCAATAAACCCACTCGGTCGTAAACCCATCCCGGTCGTAGACCCATCCCACGCATCGCCATACGCTTGGCGCAAAGGTTACTTACCCGCAACCAAGAACCCCACCCGGTCATAGACCTGTTCCAAGGTGCGCGTAGCGATCTCACGGGCACGTTCCGCACC containing:
- the yhjD gene encoding inner membrane protein YhjD, whose product is MATKTTDPNKDKLDDYGVERAREDNPGAIDKYREKWPWFDHIMRMQERYSERGGNQFAAGITYFSVLSLFPLLMLTFSITAMVLAGNQELLNKVIDKVAQSGGDKMSETLTTIIHQAVEQRASVFSIGLLLALWTGLGWMAHLRMGASEMWKVSGTPKNFIMGKVKDFIGLIVLLIALIIAFAVTAIGNSGLTMRLLEMLHLSDIPGIRILTFLVALVVALIANYIVFVWLIAYLPRTNTDRPSVFRAAIIGAVAFEVFKQFATVFFSNALSNPAGAAFGPIIGVMVLMYFVWRIVLYCSAWAATTDRALSQVTPEAPPAAIINVRYDAH
- a CDS encoding C40 family peptidase, with the protein product MMNIAGLLEPILRLLPAPTAAGASSAVKGLASIADVESVGRQLEGYIANGIHGQAGHAVTRNVNEAMRAVHSVIKGGNQLDDIAREAVVATQATGTRIMTIARECFAQLSGALHGSMLLNPPTAMATLLPIAMTHWGRAEAEIEELGATLRALTAKVKSTHLLTPRAEATNGEVVAQKPVLAHPTGPLDKPSPSLHTAAMDGGALAPSTAADRAVTAAKSALGTPYQWGGNVPGQGLDCSGLTQWAYKQAGIDLPRTADAQAIGPQIPQHQVRPGDLAVWDGHVAMVVDNGRMIEAGDPVQINPIRRDNIGMAFKGFYRPTAA
- a CDS encoding ATP-binding cassette domain-containing protein; this encodes MLRKFSRGDKAQVNVDANGGVAGAGVSTGAGGSAVPVGVGVESGVSTGAGGSAVPVGVGVESGVALIELRDVTKDYGPIHVLDGVNLRIHPGEVTCVLGDNGAGKSTLIKILAGRHPHSSGELLVDGEEVHFAGPKAALDRGIATVYQDLAVVPEMSVWRNFFLGQEITGALGTLKTDMMRAIAGEELAKMGVDLPNVEVPINTLSGGQRQVVAIARAVYFGARVLILDEPTAALGVKQSGMVLRFVKAAKQKGLGVILITHNPHHAYLVGDHFVMLNMGRQVMDASYDEVTLEQLTLEMSGGGELESLDHELRRG
- a CDS encoding substrate-binding domain-containing protein gives rise to the protein MGRVRLVVIVAALLVASIILSACSATGGRPRDTGESGGGGGVDTPRYTVAMVSHGAPGDTFWDLVRAGAEDAAKKNNLELRYSSSPQAPDQANLVRNAIDSKVDGLALTMPTPEALGPAAKRAADAGIPTVALNSGMDNYGRYGISAFFGQDEKVAGEQAGQRLANDGAKKVLCVIHEQGNPSQESRCGGIKKGLAGKGDVENLYVNGMDLTNVQSTVQAKLAQDKSIDWIMGLVAPVALTSVKSAKTAGSNVKIATFDTNAELVAAIKKGDIQWAVDQQPYLQGYMAIDALWLAQRNGSTVGGGKAVLSGPSFVDNSNVETIEDAAKKGLR
- a CDS encoding adenosine deaminase, with the protein product MSHVESELLSTIASLPKVELHDHLDGGLRPATIIELAEESGYDKLPTTNPEELEKWFYDAANSGDLPTYLTTFDHTTAVMQTREALIRVTREAVEDLAADNVCYAELRYAPEQHLNAGLSLQDVVEATVQGVQEGERLVAERDNKTIHVRLILCAMRHADRATEIARLTVDNYGKHTPGQGYVVGFDIAGAELGFPPSKHAEAFALLRENLVPFTIHAGEADGVDSLRSALAQGARRIGHGVRVYEDFNATMAGIELGPVATAMLDQRITLEICPTSNTQTGVCESIADHPFNLLYDMGFHCTVNTDNRLVSGTTMTQEFARLIEEFDLELWQMLELTTNALDVAYCPQGLREDLARHVIYPAYAGVGGVLGADGSLDTDAHEHDHLSSGLRGLHSHEVAEDPRLELSMENLKAELEELGLSLDDDAEDQDGAN
- a CDS encoding ABC transporter permease — encoded protein: MASWLKRPEFASVLGALVIFALFMIVAPSFRSADAFATVLYASSTMGIIALAVGVLMIGDEFDLSSGVAVTTSALAATMLNYNFWLNSWVGVFLSLLIALAVGACNGYLVMRTGIPSFLITLAAFLMLQGINLAVTKLVTGQVATPSISDMEGFESARRVFASSVDIFGVSINVTVFWWLFFVALASFLLFKTRFGNWIFAVGGDAEAARAVGVPVRRAKVILFMFVAFAAWFVGMHNLFAFDSIQAGQGVGNEFLYIIAAVIGGCALTGGKGTAVGTAVGALIFGMTNQGIVYAGWNPDWFKFFLGAMLLFAVLTNNSVSRFTSGKA